The Daucus carota subsp. sativus chromosome 2, DH1 v3.0, whole genome shotgun sequence genome includes a window with the following:
- the LOC108206305 gene encoding sec-independent protein translocase protein TATA, chloroplastic produces the protein MEMALSSSAATLSPTSTKPISQSLFISSKSSAFFRSTALTRQTKALVLGRPKTRPGTNPGLSCTCMFGLGMPELVVIAGVAALVFGPKKLPEVGRSIGKTVKSFQQAAKEFESELKKEPELDAESADGKVIEVSEENKKDVEVSSA, from the exons ATGGAAATGGCACTCTCATCATCCGCTGCAACTCTGTCACCGACTTCAACAAAACCCATTTCACAATCTCTCTTTATTTCCTCCAAGAGCTCTGCTTTTTTCAGATCCACTGCTTTGACCCGACAGACCAAGGCTCTTGTTCTGGGCCGACCCAAGACCCGACCCGGAACCAACCCGGGTCTGTCTTGCACATGTATGTTTGGACTTGGCATGCCTGAGCTGGTGGTTATAGCTGGTGTAGCTGCACTTGTGTTTGGACCCAAGAAGTTGCCGGAGGTTGGCCGGAGTATTGGCAAGACTGTCAAAAGCTTCCAACAG GCTGCAAAAGAGTTTGAGTCCGAGTTAAAAAAAGAGCCAGAGCTTGACGCAGAATCAGCAGACGGGAAAGTTATAGAAGTTAGcgaagaaaacaaaaaagatgTGGAAGTGTCGAGCGCATAG
- the LOC108210083 gene encoding light-inducible protein CPRF2, producing the protein MDRVFSVEDISDQFWSPPAREESSKLMMNRSDSEWAFQSFLQQASALESEPPSQPVAVAGDVKNPVEIPANVPVDSEDYQAYLKSRLDLACAAVALTRASSLKPQDSAALLENGSQASNTSQLVSQAPPKGSGHDLSKEEDKDAPAVTPLLPALQKKSAIQVKSTTSGSSRDHSDDDDELEGETETTRNGDPSDAKRVRRMLSNRESARRSRRRKQAHMTELETQVSQLRVENSSLLKRLTDISQRYNDAAVDNRVLKADIETMRAKVKMAEETVKRVTGLNPMFQAMSSEISTIGMPSYSGSPSDTSADTIQDVPKQHFYQPAPMSHLPAQDQRAQNGLLQVPPIDNSQQHSASGPVEGNKMERTSSMQRVASLEHLQKRIRGGVSSSEAQASGKQ; encoded by the exons ATGGATAGGGTGTTTTCAGTGGAGGACATTTCCGACCAGTTCTGGTCGCCGCCGGCGAGAGAAGAGTCGTCGAAATTGATGATGAATCGGAGTGATTCCGAGTGGGCTTTTCAGTCTTTTCTCCAGCAAGCTTCTGCATTGGAATCGGAACCACCTTCTCAGCCTGTCGCTGTCGCCGGAGATGTTAAGAATCCGGTGGAGATCCCGGCCAATGTTCCAGTGGATTCGGAGGATTATCAAGCTTATCTCAAGAGTCGTCTCGATTTGGCTTGTGCTGCTGTTGCTTTGACTCGG GCCTCCTCTTTGAAACCACAAGATTCTGCTGCTCTGCTTGAGAATGGATCACAAGCATCAAATACATCACAATTGGTATCTCAGGCTCCTCCAAAGG GATCTGGGCACGACTTATCCAAGGAAGAAGATAAGGATGCTCCTGCAGTAACTCCATTGTTGCCTGCCTTGCAAAAGAAATCTGCAATTCAGGTGAAATCAACTACGAGTGGCTCATCTAGAGACCATTCAGATGATGACGACGAACTTGAAGGGGAAACAGAAACCACTCGGAATGGAGATCCTTCTGATGCAAAACGTGTGAGGAG AATGCTTTCCAATAGAGAATCCGCTAGACGTTCGAGGAGAAGAAAGCAGGCCCATATGACTGAGCTGGAGACACAA GTTTCTCAATTAAGAGTCGAAAATTCTTCGCTGCTGAAACGTCTTACAGACATAAGCCAGAGGTACAATGATGCAGCTGTTGACAACAGAGTTCTAAAAGCTGATATCGAGACCATGAGAGCTAAG GTGAAGATGGCTGAAGAGACTGTCAAGAGAGTCACTGGTTTAAACCCGATGTTCCAAGCTATGTCGTCTGAGATATCCACAATAGGCATGCCATCATATTCTGGGAGCCCGTCTGACACATCAGCTGATACTATTCAAGATGTTCCAAAACAACACTTCTATCAGCCTGCTCCTATGAGTCACTTGCCTGCTCAAGATCAGAGAGCCCAGAATGGTTTGCTGCAGGTTCCACCCATAGACAATTCACAACAGCATTCTGCATCAGGCCCTGTTGAGGGAAACAAGATGGAAAGAACTTCTTCGATGCAGCGAGTGGCTAGCTTGGAGCATCTTCAGAAGCGGATCCGCGGAGGTGTAAGCTCATCTGAGGCCCAGGCCAGTGGTAAGCAGTAG